TAAGGAGATGGAATAAGGGCGAAACATATTTTAAAACACCTTTAAATAGAATTGAAATCGCTAAGCAGGGAAACAGCTTTATTTATCAGGTGAAAAAGTTAGAGGATAGGGTATATGACAAAAAAATGAACTGGTACCCAATTCCGCAAACTGAAATAAGTATTACGGGCTGGACACAAAACCCTAATTGGTAAAAATTATTGCTTACGATAAAAAGAGATATTATGAAAATCCATAAATATTCGAAATATAAATTGTTTGCATTCCTGGCGTTTTTAAGCTCGGCTTGTCAGCAGGAAACTATTGAAGGACCTAAGGCAACAGGAAATGAACCCTATAAGGTTTATTTCTTAAATGCTGATGCACCAAATGGGGTGATTAATGCTGTGGACAAGACTGCTATGGAAATAGATGCTGAAGCAAAGACAGCGAATTTTCCTTTGCAAATTTTTAGAGGTGGCCAGGCAGGTTCGGAACCCTTTACTGTTGATGTAGAAATAGATAATAGCACTATTCCCGCTTTAATACAATCGGGTGCACTGCCTGCAAATACCATAGCCTTAGATGCCAGTACCTACACTTTTGATACTAAAACAGCACTTTCGGTTACAAATGATATGATGAAAGGAAGTGCTACACCAAAGGTTAATATCGGTAAGTTGGGACCGTATGCAGGAAAGAATGTCGCTCTGGGATTTAAGTTAAAAAGTACATCAAGATATACTATCAATGAAACGAAAAATAAAGTGGTAATGTATTTTGAGGTTAATAAAATAGCTGGCCCAATTTATTTTCCGGTTTCTCAATCATCAAATCCAGGGAAGTTAGATTTGATGACTACAACCTACTCTGTTAATAATACCGCTAATGAAGTTACTTTTAATATCCCAGTACAGAGGGCTGGAGTAGCCAATTTGGGAACTTTTACAGTAGATGTTACGGTAGATAACAGCATTATTGCAGGCGCTTCTTTGCCGGCAAATACGGTAGCTTTAGATCCTGCAGATTACTCTTTGGAAAATAAAGTGAACATGAACTTGACTACCGGTGTGGTCCAGGGAAATATCCGTCCTAAAATTAAGATTTCAAGTTTGGATAAGTATAGTGGGAAAATTGTTGCATTGGGACTGAAATTGGCGAATGCTTCTCAGTTCACTATAGATCCCAGTAAAGATAAAGCAGTGGTTTATTTTAATGCGGACGCTTTATTGGATGACGTGGTTCCACCTACAAACCAAATAGTGAATTCGGCCTGGCAAATTTTGAAAATCTCTAATAATGATAATGTTAAGTTCACAGTAAATGGCGACGGAAGTGTACTAGCCACTGGTGGTAATAGTGGTCACCAGGGGATTTATCAAGCGATACAAGTTAAAGCCGGTAGAAAATATAAGATTGATATGCGTGTAAAAGGATCTGGAACAACAGATACCTGGTTTGAAGTTTATGTGGGAACACCAGCTCCTGTGCAATTGAGTGATTATAGCAGTGGAGGAAATTTAATGGGGTTAAATACCTGGAGCGGTTGTGGTAAATCTCCTTTTGATGGGCAGCTTTCGGCCATCGCTTGTTCTGGAGCTACACCTAAAGGTGTTTTTACTGCTTCAGCAACGGGAACAATGTATGTGGTTATTCGTTCTGGAGGAGCAAATCTTGGAGCCGATGGAATAACGATTACCAATATAGATTTAAGAAGGATACCTTAGAATTTTATAGAAACCAATAGGCAAAGGCTCTACCTTTATGGTAGAGTTTTGCTTTTTAAAGGGCTTAATATGGTGGCAAGCACATTTAAAAAAATCATTCTCCTTATTATTTGTCATAGTGTCTTTTTGCAATTATCTTTTTCAAAATCCAGAGCACATTACAAATTTAAAGCCTTGGTTCTGACCGAACGGGGCGGACAGCATGAAGGTTTTGTATCAGCGGCTTTGGTATGGTTAGAGGAGTTTTCTAAAAAGGAGAATTTTCAAATCACGGTAATTAACCATCCTAAAGAGATGGAGAAAGTGGACTTAGCTAATTATAAAGTGTTTATACAGCTTAATTATCCGCCATATAACTGGACGGATAAGACCAAGCAAGCTTTTGAAAATTATATTGACGAAGGGCATGGAGGTTGGGTTGGTTTTCATCATGCTACTTTATTGGGGGATTTTGATGGTTATCCCATGTGGAATTGGTTTTCTGATTTTATGGGCGGTATCAAATTCAAGTCTTATATAGCAGAAAGGGCGACTGGAACAGTGCATGTCGAAGATAGTAAACATCCGATAATGAACGGTTTGCCGACTTCATTTGATCTTCCGGATGACGAATGGTATACCTTTGACAAAAATCCTCGAGACAATGTGCATGTTCTGGCGAATGTTGATGAATCCAGTTACAATCCTGCATCTAATGTGAAGATGGGAGATCATCCCGTAATTTGGATTAATCACCATAAAAAAGCGAAGAATGTTTATTTCTTAATGGGGCATCATGCGAATTTATTAAAGACCGAAAACTTTAAGAAAATATTTGCAAACGCTATATTATGGGCAGCCAAAAAATAATTATATAAACCAAACCTTGAATCAATGACAGAAAAACTATCTGTACGTATTTTATCCATTGATATTATGCGGGGCCTAACATTATTCCTGATGTTATTTGTTAATGATCTTTATGAACCGGGAGTTCCAAAATGGTTGGTACATACCAAAGCTAATGTTGATGGAATGGGTCTGGCCGATTGGGTCTTTCCCGGATTTTTATTTATGGTAGGCCTGTCAATTCCCTATGCTGTAAAAGCCAGAAAGGCTAAAGGAGAGTCTGGCTTTAAGATTTTTGTACATATTCTTTTAAGAGCCTTAAGCCTTTTGTTTATAGGTATACTTATGCTAAATGCAGACAGAGTTAATCCAGAACTGACTGGTATGAACAAATTGCTGTGGGCAGGTCTGGTGTATATTAGTGTTTTTTTAGTGTGGAATAACTATCCAAAAAGTAAAAAATACAGATTTCTATTTCCGGCGTTGAGGGTATTTGGACTCCTAGGTCTGCTATGTCTTATCTATATATTTAAAGCAGGAGATGGGGAAAATATTAAATGGCTGGAAACGGGATGGTGGGGAATACTGGGCCTTATT
This genomic interval from Pseudopedobacter saltans DSM 12145 contains the following:
- a CDS encoding ThuA domain-containing protein; translated protein: MVASTFKKIILLIICHSVFLQLSFSKSRAHYKFKALVLTERGGQHEGFVSAALVWLEEFSKKENFQITVINHPKEMEKVDLANYKVFIQLNYPPYNWTDKTKQAFENYIDEGHGGWVGFHHATLLGDFDGYPMWNWFSDFMGGIKFKSYIAERATGTVHVEDSKHPIMNGLPTSFDLPDDEWYTFDKNPRDNVHVLANVDESSYNPASNVKMGDHPVIWINHHKKAKNVYFLMGHHANLLKTENFKKIFANAILWAAKK
- a CDS encoding DUF1735 domain-containing protein; the protein is MKIHKYSKYKLFAFLAFLSSACQQETIEGPKATGNEPYKVYFLNADAPNGVINAVDKTAMEIDAEAKTANFPLQIFRGGQAGSEPFTVDVEIDNSTIPALIQSGALPANTIALDASTYTFDTKTALSVTNDMMKGSATPKVNIGKLGPYAGKNVALGFKLKSTSRYTINETKNKVVMYFEVNKIAGPIYFPVSQSSNPGKLDLMTTTYSVNNTANEVTFNIPVQRAGVANLGTFTVDVTVDNSIIAGASLPANTVALDPADYSLENKVNMNLTTGVVQGNIRPKIKISSLDKYSGKIVALGLKLANASQFTIDPSKDKAVVYFNADALLDDVVPPTNQIVNSAWQILKISNNDNVKFTVNGDGSVLATGGNSGHQGIYQAIQVKAGRKYKIDMRVKGSGTTDTWFEVYVGTPAPVQLSDYSSGGNLMGLNTWSGCGKSPFDGQLSAIACSGATPKGVFTASATGTMYVVIRSGGANLGADGITITNIDLRRIP